The segment AAAGCACTAGGAATTTGCAGGGAACGCATGAAAAACGCAGAGACACTTGGCTACATCTACGCCATCCTAATCAAGCTCTCGCAAAAAGACCTCACCGTCGAAGAGGCCATGCTATTGATACGGGAACTGCTCTAAACCGCCACGCCTAGTCGGCTTCAAATTCAAAAACCGTCTTTCCGGAACGATTCAAGATATGCAAGTCTCCCCGCGATATGATTACTGAAAAATGTTGAGCCAGACGGTATATGCCTTTTCGCCAGGAATGCAGTTCTGCAAAGAAAAGTTCCCGTCACCAAACAGCCGAATGCCTTCAAGGTCCGCATCGAGCATGGAATCAAAAGCGCCGACAACCTCAGCACCACGCATCAACAAGCACTTGCCGTTGTATTTAGCGACAAGCTCGTTCTGATGAGCGATAAAGTATTCAAGAGCTATTTCATGAATGCTTTTATTTTCCATGCCGAAAATATACACAATGCTGAATCCAAAATCAAGTTGAAAACAACAAGGCGAACAGCTTACTTGATGCCCTGTTTTTTGCGTTCCTCGATTATGGCCATTCCTTTTTCGAGGGCGGCGAGGAACTTCGTGTCCCGGTAGTCGACAGGCGTCGTGTCGGGTTCAGGGGCAAGTTGATCAGACACTCTGCTATGGCACTCTGCTATAACTTAATTTTAGACTCGATGTATTGCAGACTGGCAAGACCGAAAGGTTTCGCTTTTTCCTTACCACCTACGATTTCGTTGGCGGCCGCAAGGAACAACGGCTTCTTTGACGGATCGATTTTTACTGAATAATCGCGAACATACTTTTTGAACGTGTTTAACTCAACTTTTATTTTTTTGCCAATTAAAACCAAAACCTCATCTGAGCAATCATGACCAGATTTTTTTAGATAATCACAAATAACATTTCTCTTTTTTGCAGTAAAAGCAGAATCTGCACGAGCCAAATAAATCAGTATCGTAAGCTCTTCTTCACAATCTTTCTGTAAACAAACAGCTTTACCCTCGTCACTGTTTAAAAATTTGTCATTAAGATACTTGCCAAAATCCTCTATTCCGTCAACAGATATGATTTTATTAAACGCTATATCGTAAAGAGTCCCGTTTGTATTTTCCAAAGAAATGTAAAAACCTTCGGAGCGAGTGATCCAAACAGATCCACAACTAAATTTTCTGGTAATAAAGCCATCGTCATAATCAGCAATTTTCATCACGAATACTTCGTTAATTTCGAATCTATCCATTTCGTCCAACAACGGCGAAAAAGAAGAAAAGGAAAAACCATTCCATTCTTCAGGATTAAACATGTCCGATGGTTTATATCTATTATTAAATTTTTTATTGAAATACCAACGCAAATCGCCATAAAACTCATCCGCGTTGATAACTTCACTAGTCTCCAAATCTACACATTCAACGATTCTCGGAACATAAAAAGTTCTCTCATCACCTCTCAAAAAGCAATGAGCTTCTATAACCCTTCCGTCAAATTTTCTAACAAATATTTTTCTAACGCTTTCATTACCTTCCGCGTCTCTATACTTGATTTCGTAATTAGGTTTTAAATTTCCTCTTTTACTCACGGAATCAACTGCAATAACATCCACCGCTTTACTAGAAGATTTTGGGACATCTACCTTTTCAATTTTAGAATCATCATCTTTAGCATTATCAAGCTTTTTGCTATACGAACGGCACTTCACCGTCAAGAAAATAAAGAAAGCTGAAAAGACAATACCAACTACAACGGCACTAGGTTCTTTTTTGTCAATAGCGACAGCAACTGTAGCCAAGGCAAACAAGATATCAAGTATCAGCAACAAACAGAACAAAACCAAAGACACGATGTACTTAATTTTCTTCATAACCAAACCTCCGTTTTTTACTAGGCTCACTTAATCCCGTTCTTTATACGCTCATCAAGTTCGATCATTGCTTTTTTGACAGCTTCCAGGAACTTCGGGTCCTGGTAGTCGATAGGCGTATTGTCGGGATTTGGCAAAATTTTTACTTGCGCATTTTTAGCCTCTTCAAGCACAGCTTTTTTTACGCAATCAGCAACTTCTTTGCCGAACATTTCTTCAAGCGTCATTCCAGCAAGAAGCAATTTCGCGCAATTTTCTCTGGTAACATCAGAGACATACGTATTCCATTTCCCAATAGCGCCACGATTAACGCCTATTTTGTCGGCTAACTGTTGCTGAGTAAGACCTTTACGGTCCATAAATTCTTGCAACTTAACGCGCTCTAGCATAGCCATAACTCACTTTTTTGGTCAAAATGTATAAAATGTGTGAACATTATGAAAAAAAAAGTGATTTTTTTTCACACAATCTATTGACTTTGTGAAAAATCGGAACTATATTTGTTCGTGAAAAGAACAAAATGAGAAAAACAAGAACATTATGACACAAGCAAAAAACATAAGAGTAAGAATTGAGACTTTCAACAAGCTCAAGATTATCCAAAAAGCAGCTAAAGAGTTCGGCAAGCAAATTTCGCTTGGCGTCGTAATCGACGACTTGTGCGAAATAAGCAGCAATTTGCCATACGCAGGAACTAATTGCGCTAAAGCTCTCAAAGACATGCACTCCAGACTCAAGGAGTCGCAGTATGGCACGCAGGCGTAACACAATCGCTCAATTCGTGAGTTTCGATATGCAGGCGATGGCAGCAAGAATCCAGGGAATGACTGACGCAAAGCTTGGCGCTTGGTGGCGCAAGGCCGTCATCGACTGTTGCTCCGGTTGTATCGACCCGAAAACCGACCCTTTTATCAAAGAACGTTACGATTGGGCAATGTCAAGAATTCTTGACACCCAAGAGCACAACGCCAAAATGTACCAAAACCGCAAGAACAGACTTAACGACCAAGAAACCAACAACGGCACTGCTACCACATCCTGTGCCAGTACGATAAGCACAAACCCCTCGCAGGAGGCCCCTACCCGTAAGGCCGGGGATGAACTGACAGAGTCCGGAAACGGATCGCCTTGGAATCCGCCACCTTCCTGCGAGGAACATTTAGACGAGGATCGGCAAAGTCACCAAGATTCTCCATCCGGAGAGGCTCTGGTAAACCAAGGGTCTGCATCGGGCTCAACCGTAAGAGGGTTGGCGAAAGTATCACAGCCCGGTGCAGATTCCCCTGCCGACCTTTTCCCAGAAGATACCGCCAAGAAGCCTTACGGCACCTGCAAGCACGTGATGCTTACCGACGCCGAAGGGCACCACTTGCGCGAAGTCTACGGCACGGACCTTGCGCTCGCCATCGAAATCCTTGACGCCTACCTGGAAAACAACCCGAAGGCGCTCAAGAAATACAAGAACCACGCGGCCGTGCTCCGCAAGGGCAACTGGGTTTGGCAGAAGGTGCAGGAATACCGGATCAACGAAAAGCGCCTCGAAAACGCCACCAAGAACAACAAGAGCTTCAAGCAGCAAGACCTTGACGCCCGAACCGAATTCTTCACCCATTCAATCTTTGACAACGGAGACGTTCAATGAACACCCAAGAACAGGTAAACAAGTTTTCCAAACTGCTCAGGATGCAAGTCATAGAATTCCTTGTCAAGGAAGACGTGTTCAAGTATCGCGGCGAGCGTCTGAACGACGCCGACCTTGCAATGACAGTCATGTTCATCGATAAGATTCCCTGCTGCACCCGAAAGCTGCGTTCACTCTTCGCCGACGCGCACCAGTACCACGAAGACATCGGAATGATGCCGCACGCGGCAACCATCGCCGACCTTGAATTCTGCATGAAGCAGCGCTACATCGGATTCCAGTGCGAACAGAGAATCGCGCATTCGTGGCTCCCGTTCAAGGAAGACGAAGATTTGCGCAGGCTCCCCGCATTCAAGCAGCTCGCGCAAATTTACGCGCCGCTTATCCAGGCGGGCAAGAAAATACTCCCTCCGGTCGACCGCAAGGCCGTCGTGAGCGAGGCGCAGGCAATCATCAATCAAGTTTCAAACGCTATTACCGCATAGGAGTTTTATGTCAACGAATGTATGCACTTTTGTCGGCCGCCTCGGCAACAATCCCGAAATTACCACCATGCCCAGCGGAAAGGAGCGCGTTCGCTTTTCCATCGCCGTGGACCGCAACTACAAGCGCGAAGACGGCAGCCGCCCCACCGACTGGATTCCGGTCGTCATTTGGGGCTCCGCAAATTACGCCCGCAAGGTCCACCTGGGCAAGGGCGACAAGGTGTGCGTCACTGGCCGTTGGGAAATCAACAACTGGACCGACAACGACGGCATTCCGCGCACGACGGGGGCCCTGAACTGCACCGGCATCGAACTCACGGGCCACCGAACCACCGACAAGAACCAGGCCGCACAGGAAGGTGCCGCCGCTACCAATCCGGAATCTAACACCGCAGTCGACGAAGACTTGCCGTTCTAAAAGGAGAAAACCATGAATAAAGAAGAAAAACTTTTCCTCGTCCGCGCAAACGGCGAAGACCTCAGCATCATGACCATGCGCGACGCATTCCGCTGGAGCTGGAGCCAGTCCGCAGGGCAGCACGTGTCGCTCTCGTTCGAGCCCGTCAAGAATCTTTCTCCGATGGAAGCCGTCTAGGAGCACGCCATGCGGAAACCGAAGAGACAACAGCGCCCGCTGACGGCGGAGCAGGCCGAGGAAGCCGTGAAGCGCCATAACTTCTGGCGGGCCCTCGAAATGCTTTGCGCCAAGGTCGGCAAGGCTAAGGAGTTCCGCTGGTATATCCGCAGGCGCGATCCTGACGCGACCATCGGTCAGATCAGCGAATTCAAGAGCAAGATGGTGCGGCTGCTCAGCTTCAACTACGACGTGCACCGCCGCCCGAACCCGAACTTCAGCAAGAAACTTTTGCCGAGCGGAACACCTGGAGCAGAGCCGCTCAGCTACCCACCCGAATGGAGAGAACAATGAACGAAGTCACACGCCTTAAGGGCAAAACTTTTTGCGGGTCATACGTGGTAAGCGTCTTTGTCTCTTGCGAAAAAATCGACAGGATAGAGATCAGCGGAAAACCCCACAAGAGTGTAACCGAGCTGTGCGAAACCCTTGCCAAGTCGCACACCAGGCTCTATGCCGACAGCATCAAGGCAATCAAGTTCACCATGGCAAGACACAACGAATATCAAGGAATAGCACAATGATCAACGAGTTAATGGTAGATATAGAAACATCTGGCGACAAGCCGGGCTGCAAGGTCCTGAGCCTCGGTGCCTTCGGCTTCGACAAGGACGGCCAGCAGGTGGAATTCTACCGCCGCTTCGACGCCAAGTCGCAAAGCGCACAGGGCCTTTTCGACACAGACAGCACCATGACATGGTGGCAGTCGCAGGGCAAGGAAGCCTTCGAGGAAGCCTTCGGCGGCGACACCGACCCCATCAAAGGCATCGCGGATTTCAAGCAATGGGTCATGGCGAACTTCCGCACCGGCCGTGCCGACAAGTTTAAGGTTTGGAGCCGTGGCATTGATTTTGACTTCCCTATTCTTAACAGGTTCTTTGCCGCATTCGGCTTTAACGGGTGCCCGTGGCAATTTTGGCAGCAGTACGACTACCGCACCGTAGCCAACCTTTTCCCAGTCATCAAGAGCGCCGAAGGCAACCTGCTCAAGCATTCCGCCCTCGAAGACTCCAAGGCACAGATGCGCGGGCTCCGCGCGTTCTACAGCTTGACAAAGGACTAGAACGAAGGGCCCGCACGCATGAAAAAGTACGACAAGACATTCAAGACATGGACCAACATTGACGTGAAGATCATGCGCTGCGGGGTATGCCCGCAAGGACGAAGCATCAGGGCATGCAGGGTATTTTGCAACCGACACGGTATTCCGTTCCCAGGCAAACGCGAAATCGACGAAGTCGAAGCCCTGATCGAAAGAATTGAAAACAACCACAAGGAAAAAGGCATCGAAATGAAAGAACACACCATCAGCGGAAACACCTTCGCGGTGAAGACCGTCAACATCGACTACATCAAGGATTCGGGCAATATCCGCGCCAACGATTCCGACGTGTCCGACCTCGCGGCAAGTATCAAGGCGCACGGCATGCTGCACCCGATTACCGTCACGCAGGACAAGGCGTCCCTCGGGCTCTACTACGTGCTCGTGGCAGGCCACCGCCGCTTTGCCGCCGCCAAGCAGATCGGGCTCAAGGAGATTCCCTGCCATGTCATCAGCGACCAGAGCAAGGCCGCACTCCATGAAATCGCATTGACCGAGAACGTGAGCCGCGTCGAAATGACCCCCTACGAAGAATGCCTCGCTGTTAAGAACCTCGAAAACAAGAAGAACACTCCCGCTCAGATCGCGAAGAGACTCGGCAGAACGGTGCGCTGGGTGATGGTCAGAAAGAAGCTCGCTGATGCCGGTAAAGAGGTGCTCGAAAAGGTGAAGGACGGCAGGATTGAACTCGGTGCCGCCGCCAAGCTGGTGGAACTCCCTGACAAAACTTTCAAACAGGAAATGGAAGACGCCTGGAACCTGACCGCAAGCGACGCCGAAAGAATCATCCACCGCCTTACCCACGACCTCGACAGCGCAAAGTTTGACGTTTCCCCGTGTCTCGGCTGTGCCAAGTGCAGCGACGCACAAAAGGACCTTTTCGAAAATGACCAGAAGGCGTTCTGCCTCGATAACGATTGCTGGAACAAGATGTGTCAAAAGCAGGCTCAGAAGCGTGTCCAGGAACTGCAAGCCGAAGGAAAGCAAGCAACTTGCGATGGCGACGAATTAGACGACAACGTAATCGAAAAGTGGGCGTCTGATTTCAAGGTCGCCGAAGAAAACGGAATCTCCAAGCGCGTCTTTGTTCATCCGCACGACCTGACTGAAGTGGAATACTACGACCGCCGTGACCTTCCGGATTTCGAAGAAGAAACCGAAGAACAGCGCGAAGAACGTATCGAAAAGGAAAACACCGAACGCGAATTCGAGCGCAAGCGCGAATCCATGTTCAAAGAACGGCTCCGCAAGGCAATCATCGAAAAATGCTTCGATTTCAGTAGCCATGCAGACCTCATCGTGACCGTACTCGCATTCGCATCTGACAATTACCTGATCAGCGACGAAGCCGCCAAGGAATGCCTTGGCGTCGAAACCGAAGACGGTTATTGCGGCGACCTCGAAGACATTCCGGAAGGCAAAACCTTCCGCGATGTAGCAAACGCAATCCGCCGCAGCGGCGAAACCGTGCTCGACGAAATCTACAGCACCAGGAAGCTTCATAAGCTCTACACGATGGTAAGCGCAATCAGCCCCGAAAAGCTCATGCCTACCGACAAGGAAGTCCAGGCCGCCATCGACGAAGAAAAAGCAACCGAACCCGAAGACGGAGAAACCGACGAATAGACATAACGCTCGCGCACGGCATTTTACCACAACACAACGGTAAACACTATCCAATCCCTCTCCGTGCGCGGGCAACCCTTTAGCCCGATGGTGTGCAAAACTGAAAGTTAAACCCATATTTCAAACTTCTTCTAAAAACGTAAACATACACAAAGACCGCCGCCGGAGGGCAAAATTTGAAACACCTGTAAGGAACATTTAAATGAAAATCCGCGAACTTAACAACAACGAATGCAAGAACATAGCCATCAATTACCTTACGCATGAATATCGTAATTACCACAAGTCCGAAGTTCTTACACCACAAGATTATGACGCTTTTGTTGAAAAAATTAGACAAACAAATTGTGCTACCTACTGCACAGAAGATGGGAAAAGTGCGGTAATTATGACGCGGAATCACGACAAGTTTAATTCGCAATACGTATCCATTGTTTTTGTCAACGAACCGGACCGTAACAAGGGAATCGCAACAGCGTTGCTGCTACACGCAATCGAGATGTCGCCAAACGGCGTATCGCTACACGTAAATGCTGACAACAACATCGCTTACAACCTTTACCGTAAGCTTGGATTCAAACCTTACGGCATGCAGATGCCCATGCGGGAAATTTTCATGGCAACAAAAAAAGGCCTTGGCGGCAGGGAGAACTGGTAATGAATGGACAGAAGAAACGCGGTCGACCGAAAAAAAAGACATTCAATGAATTGCTCCGGGAAAAGATGGCCAGGCTTGCAGACGAGGCTATCGAACGCCAGATACCCAAGCCCGTCGTAGAACCGTCTCTTGACAGCAAAGACCCGCTCCAGCGCAAAAAGGCACGCGACAAGGAAAAGCAGAAAGAACGTCATTACCGCTACGACCACAGTGAAAAAGGCCGCGAATCGCAACGCCGACGAGCCGCACGGTGGATTGCTAAGCCAGGCAAGAAGGAACTCAAGCGCAAGTCGCATAAAGCCTGGTACGAGGCCAACCGCGAGCGTGAAATCGAGCGAACTGCAAAATGGCGCAAGGAGCATTCGGGCTACAACGCGAAACGCCTGAAAGAACGCCGCGTCTGGATCAAGGCAAACGACCCGCAAAAATACGCAGAAATCCTTGAGCGCGAACACCGGTACCACAAGAAAGCCCAAAAGGAGCATCCTGAAAAGTACAAGGAATACCAGAACAAGTGGCTTGCAAAGTTCAAGGAAGAGCACGGCATGAGCTACAGCACTTACAGGTACAAAGTCAAGCATGGTCTAATGGAGGAATTCGCAAATGACAGCATTTCACCCTGAGTACAGCGAATACGCCACCTGCAGCAAGTGCGGTCTGAAAAAATACTGCAAGCTGGACGGACGTCACTTCATCTGTTTTTCTTGCTCCAACGGAAACTATCCAAAATTCAAGTTCAGCAATGCCAATCGATAAACAGCACCTTCTACCCAACCACCACCCCGCACCGCTCTATGCAACCGTACCCAAGGCAGAATATGACGCTCTCAAGCGAAAGCTCGACATCTGTCAAAAGGAATGCATCCGCATCGCCGAGCTCTATCAACGAGACCAGCAACTTTTCATCACCAAGATCCAACGCATCATCAGACACATCATGGAGCTTAAGAAATGATCGGGCTAATTCTAGGATGGCTTTTCGGAACAGCAATTGCAATCATCTTAGCAATCAAAGGAAAGATTTGATGAACACAAAGATTTTCCCGACGATATTGATGGCCCTGCAATTTGTCGCAGCCGTCCCCTACGCCATCGAAGGCGACGTCAGGATGACCGTCTACTGGATCGCCGCAGGAATTTTAACACTGGATTTAACTTACCTATAAGGAGATATGAAATGAAAATCAGTATTGACGATGT is part of the Fibrobacter succinogenes genome and harbors:
- a CDS encoding helix-turn-helix transcriptional regulator; amino-acid sequence: MAMLERVKLQEFMDRKGLTQQQLADKIGVNRGAIGKWNTYVSDVTRENCAKLLLAGMTLEEMFGKEVADCVKKAVLEEAKNAQVKILPNPDNTPIDYQDPKFLEAVKKAMIELDERIKNGIK
- a CDS encoding single-stranded DNA-binding protein, producing MSTNVCTFVGRLGNNPEITTMPSGKERVRFSIAVDRNYKREDGSRPTDWIPVVIWGSANYARKVHLGKGDKVCVTGRWEINNWTDNDGIPRTTGALNCTGIELTGHRTTDKNQAAQEGAAATNPESNTAVDEDLPF
- a CDS encoding 3'-5' exonuclease, with translation MINELMVDIETSGDKPGCKVLSLGAFGFDKDGQQVEFYRRFDAKSQSAQGLFDTDSTMTWWQSQGKEAFEEAFGGDTDPIKGIADFKQWVMANFRTGRADKFKVWSRGIDFDFPILNRFFAAFGFNGCPWQFWQQYDYRTVANLFPVIKSAEGNLLKHSALEDSKAQMRGLRAFYSLTKD
- a CDS encoding ParB/RepB/Spo0J family partition protein, whose protein sequence is MKKYDKTFKTWTNIDVKIMRCGVCPQGRSIRACRVFCNRHGIPFPGKREIDEVEALIERIENNHKEKGIEMKEHTISGNTFAVKTVNIDYIKDSGNIRANDSDVSDLAASIKAHGMLHPITVTQDKASLGLYYVLVAGHRRFAAAKQIGLKEIPCHVISDQSKAALHEIALTENVSRVEMTPYEECLAVKNLENKKNTPAQIAKRLGRTVRWVMVRKKLADAGKEVLEKVKDGRIELGAAAKLVELPDKTFKQEMEDAWNLTASDAERIIHRLTHDLDSAKFDVSPCLGCAKCSDAQKDLFENDQKAFCLDNDCWNKMCQKQAQKRVQELQAEGKQATCDGDELDDNVIEKWASDFKVAEENGISKRVFVHPHDLTEVEYYDRRDLPDFEEETEEQREERIEKENTEREFERKRESMFKERLRKAIIEKCFDFSSHADLIVTVLAFASDNYLISDEAAKECLGVETEDGYCGDLEDIPEGKTFRDVANAIRRSGETVLDEIYSTRKLHKLYTMVSAISPEKLMPTDKEVQAAIDEEKATEPEDGETDE
- a CDS encoding N-acetyltransferase, coding for MKIRELNNNECKNIAINYLTHEYRNYHKSEVLTPQDYDAFVEKIRQTNCATYCTEDGKSAVIMTRNHDKFNSQYVSIVFVNEPDRNKGIATALLLHAIEMSPNGVSLHVNADNNIAYNLYRKLGFKPYGMQMPMREIFMATKKGLGGRENW